TGCCCGCCTCGACCGCGAGGTAGCCCGCCGGCGCCAGGAAGCCGAGGGCGACCGGCACGAGGCCGAGACCCAAAGCCGCCAGCGCCCCCGGGCCGGCGAGGACCTTTCGCACCATCCGCCGCGGGCGCTGCGCCGCCCCGGCATAGCCGCGCCCGTGCCGGGCCCGGCGCTCGATGGCGATCAGGCCGAGGCAGGCGGCGAGCATCACGAGCGCGAGGCCGGCGGCGCCGGGCAGATCGGAGCGGTTGACCCAGGTGTCGTAGATCGAGACCGTGAGGGTGCGCACTCCCAGAAATTCCGCCGCCCCGATGTCGTTGAGCGCCTCGAGCAGGGCGAGGCTGGCGCCGAGCGCGATGGCGGGGCGGGCCAGCGGCAGGGCGACCCGGAGGAAGACCGAGGCCGGCCCGGCCCCGAGGCTGCGCCCGGCCTCGACCAGGGTCGCCGACTGCATCAGGAACAGCGCCCGGGTCGGCAGGTAGACGTAGGGATAGAGCACGAAGCCGAGGAGCAGGATGCAGCCCGGCAGCGAGCGCAGGTCGGGCAGGATCAGGTCGCGCGGGCGGGCATAGCCGAGGAGGGCGCGGATCGCGCCCTGCACCGGGCCGACCGGGTGCAGCAGGTCGAGATAGGCGTAGGCCCCGATATAGGTCGGCACGGCGAGCGGCAGCAGCAGCGCCCAGTCGAGCAGGCGCCGTCCCGGAAACTCGTAGGCCGCGACGAGCCAGGCCGCCCCGGTGCCGACCGCCACGACGACGATCCCGACGCCGGCGAGCAGCAGGCCGGTCTCGGCGAGGGCGGGGGGCAGGACGTGGGCGAGGAGGTGGGGCCAGAGGCCGCCGGAGCCCTGCAGCGCCTCGACACCGAGGGCCGCGACCGGGGCGAGGATCAGGAGGGCGGTGAGGCCGGCGGCCAGCGTCCAGGCCCAGAGCCAGGGGCTGCGCGAGCGCGCGGCCGCCACGGGACGCGGCCGGGGAGGCCGCGCGGCCGCCGGCGGGCCCGACGGCACGAAGGCTCTTCCCTCCACGGTTGTCGTTCGCTCCGGTCGGCTGCGTAGTGATCGATGGGCCTCCGCCCGACCGGTCCTGTCAGGCTGAAGCGCGGCTTTCCCCTCCCCCCTCTGCGGGGGAGGGTGGCCCCTGCGTCAGCAGGGGTCGGGAGAGGGGCAGCGCGACGTTGATCCAGGGGGCGCCCGTCAGAACGGTTCCGCCATATCCGGAAGCGTGGTTCCCCTCTCCCGGCCTGCTCCGCAGGCCACCCTCCCCCGCGGAGGGGGGAGGGAGAAATCCGGGCCCCTCCTGTTTCCCGGACAGCCCTGCCGCGAGCGGGGAGAGGAGAAGTCCCGCGCCTTTATCATCTACCGGACCGGATCACGCGGATCGGATCTCACCGGTCGAACCCGACCTTGTCGACGAGCAGGCTCGCCGCCTTGCGGTTGCGGGCGATCTCGACCAGCGAGGTGGTGTCGACCTTGAGCGGGCCGAGGGCCGCGAGCAGCGGGTCGACCGCGACGCCGGGCTTCACCGGGTACTCGTAATCGGCCTTGGCGTAGAGCGCCTGCGCTTCGTCCGAGGCGAGGTATTCGAGCAGCTTGACGGCGTTGTCGCGGTTCGGGGCGGACTTCGCCACCACCGCGCCCGAGACGTTGACGTGGGTGCCGCCGCCCTGGAACGTCGGCAGCACCACCTGGATGCCCTCGCCCCACTTCTTCTGCTCCGGGCCGCCCCGGCCGCTGCGCATCAGGCCGACATAGTAGGAATTGCCGAGGCCGATGTCGCAGAGATCGGCGACGATGTCGCGGGCGACGTCGCGGTCGCCGCCGCCGGCCTTGCGGGCGAGGTTGTCCTTCACCCCGCGCAGCCAGGCCTCGGTCTTGGCCTCGCCGTGCTTGACCAGGTAGGCGGCGATCAGCGCGGTGTTGTAGGGGTGCTGGCCCGCGCGCAGGCAGACCTTGCCCTTCCACTTCGGGTCGGCGAGGTCCTCGTAGGTCAGCCCGGCGAGGTCGCGCAGATCCGGATCGGCATAGGCCACCCGGGCGCGGGTCGAGAGGGCGAACCAGCGCCCTTCCGCATCGCGAAGATTGGCGGGAATCGCCGCCTCGAGGGCGGGGGAGCGCACCGGCTGGGCGAGGTCGCGGTCGACGAGCTCGATCAGGTTGCCGATATCGACCGTCATCACCACGTCGGCGGCGGAGCGGGCGCCCTCGGCGGCGACGCGCTCGGCCAGGCCCTTGTCGACGAACACCGTGTTGACCTTCACGCCGCTCGCCGTGGTGAAGGCGTCGAGGAGCGGGCGGATCAGGCCGGGCTCGCGGGTGGTGTAGAGGTTCACCTCACTCTCGGCGCGGGCCGGGGCCGCGAGGGCGGCGAGGCCGAGGAGGGCGAGCGCGGTGCGTGACAGGGACAAGGGGCGTCTCCCGGAAATGGCGCCCTCTTGAGAAGCAAACCCGAAACAAAAGCAAGCGTGTTAGATTTTAGTTGTTTCAATGTAAAGCGGCCCGGACCTGCCGGTCACGCCGCTTCCTCCTCGGGCAGGACCAGCACCGCGTCCGGCACCAGCGTCACCCCGACGGCGTCGCCCGGCCCGTAGGGTTCCGGGCCGGGGAGGCGGGCCCGCAGCGGTCCCTCGACCCCCGGCACCCCGAGATGCAGCACGCTCGCCGCCCCCAGGAAGGTGCGGCGCGTGACCTGGGCGGTGATGCCCTCGCCGGGACGCCCGACCCGCAACGCCTCGGGCCGCAGGCAGACCCGGACCGCCGCGCCCTCGGGCAGGTGGGGGGCGGCCACGCTCCCGAGCGGCGTCCCGGCCCGGCCGGCCTCGACCCGGGCCGGGATCTCGGCCGCGTCGGCGAGGAAGCGGGCGGCGAACAGGCTCTCCGGGCGACGGTACAGGGCCTCGCCGGTGGCGACCTGGACGATGCGGCCGCGGCGCATCAGGGCGATGCGGGTCGCGACCGCGAGCGCCTCCTCGGGATCGTGCGTCACCATCAGAGCGGTGGTGCCGGTGCGGCGCAGGAGCGCCACCGTGTCCTCCCGCACCCGGTCGCGCATGCGCCGGTCGAGATTGGAGAACGGCTCGTCGAGGAGCAGCAGCCGCGGCCCGGGCGCCAGCGCCCGCACCAGCGCCACGCGCTGCTGCTCGCCCCCCGACAGGGTCTGGGGATAGGCGTCGGCACGGCCCGAAAGCCCGACCTGCTCCAGGAGCTCGTCGGCCGCCGCGCGGGTGGCGGCCGGCTGGCCCCTGAGGCCGAAGCGGATGTTCTCCCGGACGGTCAGGTGGGGAAACAGGGCGTAGTCCTGGAACATCAGGCCGACGCCGCGCGCCTCCGGCGGCACCGCCGCCCCCTCGCCGGCGACGAGGCGCCCGTCGAGCCGCACCGTACCGGAATCCGGCGCCTCGAGCCCGGCCACGACCCGCAGGAGCGTGCTCTTGCCGCAGCCCGAATCGCCGAGCAGCGCCATCACCTCGCCGGGGCGCAGGATGAGCGAGACCCCCGCCAGGGCCTGCACCCGGCCGAAGCGGCAGGCCAGGTCCTCCACCGCCAGGGCGGACGCCGGGCGGGACGGGGCCGGTTCGGTCATCACGGGATTCCTCGGCGGGCGTGTCGGGGCGTCGCGCTCATACACGGGCCGGCGGGGGTGGGCGAGAGCGGGAGTATGCACCGATCCGGCACGGGGCGCGCCGCCACAGGGTCAATCGGACGTTAAGCCGATTCGTCGAATCCTGCGCATCGCCGCGGCCCCGATGGACCGGCGGCTCAGCGGAGTTGCGTTGGCAGGCCAACGCTTCGCCCGCTCAGGCTTTTGTTGTTTCGCAGATTTTCGTCGCACAACCGGCGACCACGTCTGCGAAATCGGCGTGTCGCGAAGGGTATCGGGCGTATGCGTAACCTGTCGGGCGAGAGGAGCGCCGTCGAGGGCGGCACCGTGGTGGCGTTCCGGCGCAAGGAGCGGCCGGCCCGCACGGATCACGGCCTCGATCACGAGCTCGCCCCCAGCCCCCGGGTCGCCGCCGCGCGGCGCGACCAGCGCAGCCTGATGGACACGGTCTACGAGGCCGGCACCCTGCCGGTGGCGGCGGGCGACCGGGAGACCAAGCTCCTGGCCTCGCGCCTGCTCGTCTACGGCTTCCTCACCATCGACGAGGTCGGCGAGGACGGCGCCACCCGCTCCTTGCGCCCCTCCGAGGCGGTCCGCGCCGGCCGCGAGCGCCCCTGGCGCCTGTCGCGGGCCTCGCGCGGGGTGAGCCTCTCGGTGCCGATCCCGGCTCTCGACGGGTTCCTGTTCGAGAGGGCGTGACGGCGGCGGATCAGCCGCCCGGCCTCTTAGCACGACTTGGGCACTTTAAGGTGTGAGGGTAAGCGGAAGCAGTGCTGGCAGCAGGGGCACTGGACGGGCGGGAGAAGACCCTCGAAGAGTCGCGCGATGATCGCCTGCGAACGGCCGGCAGGCTCGGCGAAGGCGGC
This is a stretch of genomic DNA from Methylobacterium sp. 17Sr1-1. It encodes these proteins:
- a CDS encoding iron ABC transporter permease, which produces MAAARSRSPWLWAWTLAAGLTALLILAPVAALGVEALQGSGGLWPHLLAHVLPPALAETGLLLAGVGIVVVAVGTGAAWLVAAYEFPGRRLLDWALLLPLAVPTYIGAYAYLDLLHPVGPVQGAIRALLGYARPRDLILPDLRSLPGCILLLGFVLYPYVYLPTRALFLMQSATLVEAGRSLGAGPASVFLRVALPLARPAIALGASLALLEALNDIGAAEFLGVRTLTVSIYDTWVNRSDLPGAAGLALVMLAACLGLIAIERRARHGRGYAGAAQRPRRMVRKVLAGPGALAALGLGLVPVALGFLAPAGYLAVEAGKRLHFAGLSRAILSESLNTLLYAGLATLIATALGLVVAAGPRLLGGRWRGWLLRCATFGYAVPGAILAIGLLPPLAALDGLLDGVSRALVGVPLAAMGLGTGAALAYAYVVRFLAVTAGSSEAGLARVPRSLGDAARVLGRGPAGALAQVHLPLTWPAILGGALLVFVDCVKELPATLILRPLNVETLATHLYGEAARGTYEDGAVAALLIVAVGLLPVALLLRVSTPKA
- a CDS encoding extracellular solute-binding protein, encoding MSLSRTALALLGLAALAAPARAESEVNLYTTREPGLIRPLLDAFTTASGVKVNTVFVDKGLAERVAAEGARSAADVVMTVDIGNLIELVDRDLAQPVRSPALEAAIPANLRDAEGRWFALSTRARVAYADPDLRDLAGLTYEDLADPKWKGKVCLRAGQHPYNTALIAAYLVKHGEAKTEAWLRGVKDNLARKAGGGDRDVARDIVADLCDIGLGNSYYVGLMRSGRGGPEQKKWGEGIQVVLPTFQGGGTHVNVSGAVVAKSAPNRDNAVKLLEYLASDEAQALYAKADYEYPVKPGVAVDPLLAALGPLKVDTTSLVEIARNRKAASLLVDKVGFDR
- a CDS encoding ABC transporter ATP-binding protein codes for the protein MTEPAPSRPASALAVEDLACRFGRVQALAGVSLILRPGEVMALLGDSGCGKSTLLRVVAGLEAPDSGTVRLDGRLVAGEGAAVPPEARGVGLMFQDYALFPHLTVRENIRFGLRGQPAATRAAADELLEQVGLSGRADAYPQTLSGGEQQRVALVRALAPGPRLLLLDEPFSNLDRRMRDRVREDTVALLRRTGTTALMVTHDPEEALAVATRIALMRRGRIVQVATGEALYRRPESLFAARFLADAAEIPARVEAGRAGTPLGSVAAPHLPEGAAVRVCLRPEALRVGRPGEGITAQVTRRTFLGAASVLHLGVPGVEGPLRARLPGPEPYGPGDAVGVTLVPDAVLVLPEEEAA